Proteins from one Nakamurella multipartita DSM 44233 genomic window:
- a CDS encoding glycoside hydrolase family 3 C-terminal domain-containing protein has protein sequence MTLDVDALLAELTLEEKASLTSGSAFWFTAAVDRLGIPRIMVSDGPHGLRAQPGEGDHVGLGGSLPATCFPTASAVASSWNPDLLRRIGVALAREARACRLSVILGPGINIKRSPLCGRNFEYFSEDPYLTGELGLGIVDGIQSQGVGTSVKHFAANNQETDRQRVDTQVDERTLREIYLPAFERIVTAGQPWTIMCSYNKINGVSASQNAWLLTTVLRDEWGFDGLVVSDWGAVYDRVPALVAGLDLEMPPNRPHSPDQIVAAIRAGNLDETVLDARVRTVLTLVDRGVAVLDLDESFDADQHHRLARAAAAESVVLLANSGGLLPLAADARIAVIGEFARTPRFQGAGSSQVNPTRVENALDELTALLPEVGFAAGYGIDDTASDEALRAEAVRLAAEADTVVMFLGLPGADESEGFDRTHMNLPAGQLATLRAVAQVNSRVVVVLVNGSTVVLGEVVPHAAAIVEAWLGGQAAGGAIADVLTGRVNPSGRLAETIPHRLADNSSYLNFPGDSQVVRYGEGLFVGYRGYDATDTDVAFPFGFGLSYTTFAVDELVVSTSGAVADGTLTAQVSVRVRNTGPVAGAQVVQVYVRDVAASVARPVRELKGFGKVELAPGQARTVTVTLDQRAFSFFSQLLGRWVVEAGEFAVEVGFHSRDLPLSSTIRVDAPSIAAPITAGSTLHEWMADPVALELIGEAVAAGASDPTRDTELVAVIGSMPMSTLAAFSGMSIDHDTLDRLVERWRERTGG, from the coding sequence ATGACGCTGGACGTCGATGCCCTGCTGGCCGAGTTGACGCTGGAAGAGAAGGCCTCGCTCACCTCCGGTTCCGCCTTCTGGTTCACCGCCGCCGTGGACCGGCTGGGGATTCCCCGGATCATGGTCTCCGACGGCCCGCACGGGCTGCGCGCCCAGCCGGGCGAGGGGGACCACGTCGGCCTCGGCGGGAGCCTGCCGGCGACCTGCTTCCCGACCGCGTCGGCGGTGGCCTCGAGCTGGAATCCCGACCTGCTGCGGCGGATCGGGGTGGCCCTGGCCCGGGAGGCGCGGGCCTGCCGGCTCTCGGTGATCCTCGGTCCGGGCATCAACATCAAGCGATCGCCGTTGTGTGGCCGCAACTTCGAGTACTTCTCCGAGGATCCCTACCTGACCGGCGAACTCGGCCTGGGCATCGTGGACGGCATCCAGTCGCAGGGGGTCGGCACCTCGGTCAAGCACTTCGCCGCGAACAACCAGGAGACCGATCGGCAGCGGGTCGACACCCAGGTCGACGAGCGCACCCTGCGGGAGATCTACCTGCCGGCCTTCGAGCGCATCGTCACCGCCGGTCAACCGTGGACGATCATGTGCTCCTACAACAAGATCAACGGCGTCTCGGCCTCGCAGAACGCCTGGCTGCTGACCACCGTGCTGCGGGACGAATGGGGCTTCGACGGGCTGGTCGTCTCCGACTGGGGCGCCGTCTACGACCGCGTCCCCGCTCTGGTCGCCGGCCTGGACCTGGAGATGCCGCCGAACCGGCCCCACAGCCCGGACCAGATCGTCGCCGCGATCCGGGCCGGGAACCTGGACGAGACCGTCCTGGATGCGCGGGTGCGCACCGTGCTGACCCTGGTCGACCGCGGGGTGGCCGTGCTCGATCTGGACGAGTCCTTCGACGCCGACCAGCATCACCGGCTGGCCCGGGCCGCGGCCGCCGAATCGGTAGTGCTGCTGGCCAACTCCGGTGGGCTGCTGCCGCTGGCCGCCGACGCCCGGATCGCGGTGATCGGCGAGTTCGCCCGGACCCCGCGGTTCCAGGGCGCCGGCAGCTCGCAGGTCAACCCGACCCGGGTGGAGAACGCGCTCGACGAGCTGACGGCCCTGCTCCCGGAGGTCGGCTTCGCGGCCGGCTACGGGATCGACGACACCGCGTCGGACGAGGCGTTGCGCGCGGAGGCGGTGCGACTGGCCGCCGAGGCCGACACCGTGGTCATGTTCCTGGGTCTGCCGGGCGCGGACGAGTCCGAGGGCTTCGACCGCACCCACATGAACCTGCCCGCCGGCCAGCTGGCCACGCTGCGGGCGGTGGCGCAGGTCAATTCCCGGGTGGTCGTCGTGCTGGTCAACGGCTCCACCGTGGTCCTGGGCGAGGTGGTGCCGCACGCCGCGGCGATCGTCGAGGCCTGGCTGGGCGGTCAGGCCGCCGGGGGCGCGATCGCCGACGTGCTGACCGGGCGGGTGAACCCGTCGGGCCGGTTGGCCGAGACCATCCCGCACCGGCTGGCCGACAACTCCTCCTACCTCAACTTTCCCGGCGACTCGCAGGTCGTCCGGTACGGCGAGGGACTGTTCGTCGGCTACCGCGGGTACGACGCGACCGACACCGATGTCGCCTTCCCGTTCGGATTCGGCCTGTCCTACACCACCTTTGCGGTCGACGAGCTGGTCGTGAGCACCTCGGGGGCGGTCGCCGACGGCACCCTGACCGCGCAGGTCTCGGTGCGGGTGCGCAACACCGGCCCGGTGGCCGGCGCGCAGGTGGTGCAGGTCTATGTCCGGGACGTCGCCGCGTCGGTGGCCCGCCCGGTGCGCGAGCTGAAGGGGTTCGGCAAGGTCGAGCTGGCGCCGGGCCAGGCCCGCACGGTCACCGTCACCCTCGACCAGCGGGCCTTCTCCTTCTTCTCGCAGCTGCTCGGCCGGTGGGTGGTGGAGGCCGGCGAGTTCGCCGTCGAGGTCGGCTTTCATTCGCGAGACCTGCCGCTGTCCAGCACGATCCGCGTCGACGCGCCGTCCATCGCGGCGCCGATCACCGCCGGGTCGACGCTGCACGAATGGATGGCCGACCCGGTCGCATTGGAGCTGATCGGCGAGGCGGTGGCCGCGGGCGCGTCCGACCCGACCCGGGACACCGAGCTGGTCGCGGTGATCGGCTCCATGCCGATGTCCACCCTGGCCGCCTTCAGCGGCATGAGCATCGACCACGACACCCTGGACCGGCTGGTCGAGCGCTGGCGGGAACGCACCGGCGGGTGA
- a CDS encoding PTS transporter subunit EIIB: MSLAQELLAAVGGRENVASLTRCWARLRFELHDTDLVDEAAVAAQDQVAIAVHQRGQYQIALRSGLLETFDELTVLLRR; encoded by the coding sequence ATGAGCCTGGCCCAGGAGCTGCTGGCCGCGGTCGGCGGCCGCGAGAACGTCGCGTCGCTGACCCGTTGCTGGGCCCGCCTGCGGTTCGAGTTGCACGACACCGACCTGGTCGACGAGGCGGCCGTCGCCGCCCAGGATCAGGTCGCGATCGCGGTGCACCAGCGCGGGCAGTACCAGATCGCCCTGCGCAGCGGCCTGCTGGAGACCTTCGACGAGCTCACGGTACTGCTGCGCCGCTGA
- a CDS encoding PRD domain-containing protein — MQVLKVFNNNVVLGRDERGVEHVLFGRGLGFKVTAGATVDESRVERRFGPSGTGGVDRIAALVNEIPPEDIDLTGRIVELARGRLGPHITDHILLPLADHLSFALRRAAEGAGEIEYPLRWEVQYLYPAEVQVARAALDLVAQERGVRLPEVEAVPLALHLVNAQFDTSDISTTAQMTQTLHRTLDIIREEYGVEIDEGSVEVARFVTHLRYLFLREQQGRKLRETPAELHAALQSARPREYTSAGRIGTLLADQYGWAISTDEILYLALHVSRLVDAATAAAPDGADR; from the coding sequence GTGCAGGTCCTGAAGGTGTTCAACAACAACGTCGTGCTCGGCCGGGACGAGCGCGGGGTCGAGCACGTCCTGTTCGGCCGCGGGCTCGGCTTCAAGGTCACCGCCGGGGCCACGGTCGACGAGAGCCGGGTCGAGCGCCGGTTCGGGCCCAGCGGGACCGGCGGGGTGGACCGGATCGCCGCCCTGGTCAACGAGATCCCGCCCGAGGACATCGATCTGACCGGCCGGATCGTCGAGCTGGCCCGCGGCCGGCTCGGCCCGCACATCACCGACCACATCCTGCTCCCGCTGGCCGACCACCTGAGCTTCGCCCTGCGCCGGGCCGCGGAGGGCGCCGGGGAGATCGAGTACCCGCTGCGCTGGGAGGTGCAGTACCTCTACCCCGCCGAGGTCCAGGTGGCCCGGGCCGCGCTGGACCTGGTCGCCCAGGAGCGCGGGGTGCGGCTGCCCGAGGTGGAGGCGGTGCCACTGGCCCTGCATCTGGTCAACGCGCAGTTCGACACCAGCGACATCTCGACCACCGCGCAGATGACGCAGACCCTGCACCGCACCCTGGACATCATCCGCGAGGAGTACGGGGTGGAGATCGACGAGGGCTCGGTGGAGGTCGCCCGGTTCGTCACCCACCTGCGGTACCTGTTCCTGCGCGAGCAGCAGGGCCGCAAGCTGCGGGAGACCCCGGCCGAGCTGCACGCGGCCCTGCAGTCGGCCCGGCCCCGCGAGTACACCTCGGCCGGACGGATCGGCACGCTGCTCGCCGACCAGTACGGCTGGGCCATCAGCACCGACGAGATCCTCTATCTCGCGCTGCATGTCAGCCGGCTGGTGGACGCCGCCACGGCCGCCGCCCCGGACGGAGCGGACCGATGA
- a CDS encoding glycoside hydrolase family 1 protein — translation MTSISAPTQFPPGFLWGGATAANQVEGGYDQGGKGLSIQDVMPQGIVGPRTDGPTPENLKLTGIDFYHRYAEDIALFAEMGFSVYRFSIAWSRIFPGGDDAEPNEEGLAFYDRVLDELERHGIEPLITLSHYETPLAIAEKYDGWVSRDVIALFERYVRVVFARYGHRVKYWLTFNEINSVIHAPFMSGGINTPKDELTPTDLYQAIHHELVASALATKIAHETDPQIKVGCMVLGMPIYPLSPDPNDLLASMTADHANLMFSDVHTRGEYPGYALRYFRENGIELQITEQDRELLAAHTVDFVSFSYYMSICETGDPARRLAGAGNIMGGVPNPHLPASEWGWQIDPVGLRVILNQFWDRWGKPLFIVENGLGARDELVESADAVDGFTVLDDYRIDYLRAHLQQVGEAIADGVQVLGYTSWGPIDLVSASTAQMSKRYGFIYVDRNDDGTGTLARYRKKSFHWYAQVIATNGATLRQN, via the coding sequence ATGACCAGCATTTCCGCACCAACGCAGTTCCCGCCCGGCTTCCTGTGGGGCGGCGCCACCGCCGCCAACCAGGTGGAGGGCGGCTACGACCAGGGCGGCAAGGGCCTGTCCATCCAGGACGTGATGCCCCAGGGCATCGTCGGTCCGCGCACCGACGGCCCCACCCCGGAGAACCTCAAGCTGACCGGCATCGACTTCTACCACCGCTATGCCGAGGACATCGCCCTGTTCGCCGAGATGGGCTTCTCGGTCTACCGGTTCTCCATCGCCTGGAGCCGGATCTTCCCGGGCGGTGACGACGCCGAGCCCAACGAGGAGGGCCTGGCCTTCTACGACCGGGTGCTCGACGAGCTGGAGCGGCACGGCATCGAGCCGCTGATCACGCTGTCGCACTACGAGACCCCGCTGGCCATCGCCGAGAAGTACGACGGCTGGGTCTCCCGGGACGTCATCGCCCTGTTCGAGCGGTACGTGCGGGTCGTGTTCGCCCGCTACGGCCACCGGGTGAAGTACTGGCTGACCTTCAACGAGATCAACTCGGTGATCCACGCGCCGTTCATGAGCGGCGGCATCAACACCCCCAAGGACGAGCTGACCCCGACCGACCTGTACCAGGCGATCCACCATGAGCTGGTGGCCAGCGCGCTGGCCACCAAGATCGCGCACGAGACCGACCCGCAGATCAAGGTCGGCTGCATGGTGCTGGGCATGCCGATCTACCCGCTGTCCCCCGACCCGAACGATCTGCTGGCGTCGATGACCGCCGATCACGCCAACCTGATGTTCAGCGACGTGCACACCCGCGGCGAGTACCCCGGATACGCCCTGCGGTACTTCCGGGAGAACGGCATCGAGCTGCAGATCACCGAACAGGACCGGGAACTGCTGGCCGCGCACACCGTCGACTTCGTCTCGTTCAGCTACTACATGAGCATCTGCGAGACCGGGGATCCGGCCAGGCGCCTGGCCGGTGCGGGCAACATCATGGGCGGGGTGCCGAACCCGCACCTGCCGGCCTCCGAATGGGGCTGGCAGATCGACCCGGTCGGGCTTCGGGTCATCCTCAACCAGTTCTGGGACCGCTGGGGCAAGCCGCTGTTCATCGTCGAGAACGGGCTCGGCGCCCGGGACGAGCTGGTCGAGTCGGCTGACGCCGTCGACGGTTTCACCGTCCTGGACGACTACCGGATCGACTACCTGCGCGCGCATCTGCAGCAGGTCGGCGAGGCCATCGCCGACGGCGTCCAGGTGCTGGGCTACACCAGTTGGGGCCCGATCGATCTGGTCAGCGCCTCGACCGCGCAGATGTCCAAGCGGTACGGGTTCATCTACGTCGACCGCAACGACGACGGCACCGGCACGCTGGCCCGCTACCGCAAGAAGTCGTTCCACTGGTACGCGCAGGTCATCGCGACCAACGGCGCCACCCTCCGGCAGAACTGA
- a CDS encoding beta-glucoside-specific PTS transporter subunit IIABC, translating to MTTASKYDVLADAILTGVGGESNVKTVAHCATRLRFQLNDRSKANKEAVEATPGVITVVEAGGQFQVVIGNTVNNVYDAMVARSSVSTGGTASGGLLGRFIDLITSIFTPLLWVLAGTGLLKALLAVGVKIAPEFATTSTYAILFAAGDAAFQFLPFLLAVTAAKKFKANPFTALAVVGALVYSATVAVIPGADGVTTTLKAFADGGGELTFLGVPVVMVSYLSAVIPTILAVWIQSLVERFLTRVVPETIRNFTIPLVTVAVVVPLTFLAIGPASYYLGDALSAGVNWLWNLSPALGGLILGGTWELMVIFGLHWGFVPVMIQDIATQGYSPLTGPLFPAVLAISGAAFGVWLKTRNSDLRKIAGPATISAFLAGITEPAIYGVVLRLKRPFIFALIGGAVGGAIAAFGGSAAEGFVLPGAITLTSTLNIGNFTLQLIGSALAIVVAFGLTMVFGFKDLPNAAADGPTATTPGEVASQALPVQAPVAGQVVALDQVPDKVFSSGALGKGLAVIPTEGKAFAPIGGTLLTVMPHAFGLRDENGLEVLVHIGLDTVELGGTHFTPAVSQGQQVRAGDLLGEFDIAAIEQAGYNPITVMIVTNPGAYQAVVPVAAGTVEAKALALDLVG from the coding sequence ATGACAACCGCGAGCAAGTACGACGTACTGGCCGACGCGATTCTCACTGGGGTGGGCGGTGAGTCGAACGTCAAGACCGTCGCGCACTGCGCGACCCGACTGCGGTTCCAGCTCAACGACCGGTCGAAGGCGAACAAGGAGGCGGTGGAGGCGACGCCCGGGGTCATCACCGTGGTCGAGGCCGGCGGCCAATTCCAGGTCGTCATCGGCAACACCGTCAACAACGTCTACGACGCCATGGTCGCCCGGTCCTCGGTCAGCACCGGCGGCACGGCCTCCGGCGGCCTGCTGGGCCGGTTCATCGACCTGATCACCAGCATCTTCACTCCCCTGCTGTGGGTGCTGGCCGGCACCGGACTGCTCAAGGCCCTGCTGGCGGTCGGCGTGAAGATCGCCCCCGAGTTCGCCACCACCTCGACCTACGCGATCCTGTTCGCCGCCGGTGACGCCGCCTTCCAGTTCCTGCCGTTCCTGCTGGCCGTCACCGCGGCCAAGAAGTTCAAGGCCAACCCGTTCACCGCGCTGGCCGTCGTCGGGGCGCTGGTCTACTCGGCCACCGTCGCGGTCATTCCCGGCGCGGACGGCGTGACCACGACCCTCAAGGCGTTTGCCGACGGCGGGGGCGAGCTGACCTTCCTGGGCGTCCCGGTGGTCATGGTCAGCTACCTGTCGGCGGTCATCCCGACCATCCTCGCGGTGTGGATCCAGTCGCTGGTCGAGCGGTTCCTGACCCGGGTCGTCCCGGAGACCATCCGTAACTTCACCATCCCGCTCGTCACGGTCGCGGTCGTCGTCCCGCTCACCTTCCTGGCCATCGGCCCCGCCTCGTACTACCTGGGCGATGCGCTGTCCGCCGGGGTCAACTGGCTGTGGAACCTCTCGCCGGCCCTGGGCGGTCTGATCCTGGGCGGGACCTGGGAACTGATGGTGATCTTCGGCCTGCACTGGGGTTTCGTGCCGGTGATGATCCAGGACATTGCCACGCAGGGGTATTCACCGCTGACCGGTCCGCTGTTCCCGGCCGTGCTGGCCATCTCCGGGGCGGCGTTCGGGGTATGGCTCAAGACCCGCAACTCCGATCTGCGCAAGATCGCCGGCCCGGCCACCATCTCGGCCTTCCTGGCCGGCATCACCGAGCCCGCCATCTACGGCGTGGTGCTGCGGCTCAAGCGTCCGTTCATCTTCGCGCTGATCGGCGGCGCGGTGGGCGGCGCCATCGCCGCCTTCGGCGGGTCGGCGGCCGAAGGCTTCGTGCTGCCCGGCGCGATCACCCTGACCTCGACGCTGAACATCGGCAACTTCACCCTGCAGCTGATCGGCTCGGCCCTGGCCATCGTCGTCGCCTTCGGCCTGACCATGGTCTTCGGCTTCAAGGACCTGCCGAACGCGGCCGCCGACGGCCCCACCGCCACCACCCCGGGCGAGGTGGCCTCGCAGGCCCTGCCGGTACAGGCGCCGGTCGCCGGGCAGGTCGTGGCTCTCGACCAGGTGCCGGACAAGGTGTTCTCCTCCGGCGCGCTGGGCAAGGGCCTGGCCGTCATCCCGACCGAGGGCAAGGCCTTCGCCCCGATCGGCGGCACCCTGCTCACCGTGATGCCGCACGCCTTCGGGCTGCGCGACGAGAACGGCCTGGAGGTGCTCGTGCACATCGGGCTGGACACCGTCGAGCTGGGCGGCACCCACTTCACCCCGGCGGTCAGCCAGGGCCAGCAGGTCCGGGCGGGCGACCTGCTCGGCGAGTTCGACATCGCCGCCATCGAGCAGGCCGGCTACAACCCGATCACGGTGATGATCGTGACCAACCCGGGCGCCTACCAGGCCGTCGTGCCGGTGGCCGCCGGGACCGTCGAGGCCAAGGCGCTGGCCCTGGACCTCGTGGGCTGA
- a CDS encoding DDE-type integrase/transposase/recombinase codes for MASRAEITTRYAKAFKAADRRTKGRILDEVVSVTGWSRDNARRRLTSAAQCPPGGGRQVAQRPRKQRANKFSYEALKVLQRVWAASGGQCGKYLAASMDTQLDGLERHGELVDGEGRYSASVRAELLAMSPATIDRYLRTAKATDQVRGVSTTKPSPLLRSSIKIRKAGDEVEAEPGFFEGDTVAHCGPTLRGEFARSVNLTCVHTGWVFTRSTRNNAHANILAALQAGVQEIPFAVTGLDFDNGGEFLNRAVIKWAAEQDIYFTRSRPYKKNDQATIESKNNHLVRRYAFYYRYDTDEERHALNRLWKLVNDRLNYLTPTIKPVGWGENKAGRRKRLYDKPQTPLSRLLAAGTLSPAQAHELTAYRDGLNPAALAREIAGIQAVLLGLAKNKTEQLYLATVPKALPDVRKGVRIRAG; via the coding sequence ATGGCGTCTCGGGCGGAGATCACCACCAGGTACGCCAAGGCGTTCAAGGCTGCGGACAGGCGTACGAAGGGCCGGATCCTGGACGAGGTGGTGTCCGTGACGGGCTGGTCGCGGGACAACGCCCGGCGACGGTTGACCAGCGCCGCGCAGTGCCCGCCGGGCGGCGGCCGACAGGTCGCCCAGCGGCCCAGGAAGCAGCGGGCGAACAAGTTCTCCTACGAGGCGTTAAAGGTCCTCCAGCGGGTCTGGGCGGCTTCCGGTGGGCAGTGCGGCAAGTACCTGGCCGCATCGATGGACACGCAACTGGACGGGCTGGAACGGCACGGGGAGCTGGTCGACGGCGAGGGCCGGTACAGCGCTTCGGTGCGGGCCGAGCTGCTCGCGATGTCGCCGGCGACGATCGACCGCTACCTGCGGACCGCGAAGGCCACCGACCAGGTCCGCGGTGTCTCGACCACGAAACCGTCACCGTTGCTGCGGTCCTCGATCAAGATCCGTAAGGCGGGCGACGAGGTCGAGGCCGAGCCCGGCTTCTTCGAGGGCGACACGGTTGCGCATTGCGGCCCGACCCTGCGGGGCGAGTTCGCTCGCTCGGTGAACCTGACCTGTGTGCATACCGGGTGGGTCTTCACCCGCTCGACGCGCAACAACGCGCACGCCAACATCCTGGCCGCGCTGCAGGCCGGGGTGCAGGAGATCCCTTTCGCGGTCACCGGTCTGGACTTCGACAACGGAGGTGAGTTCCTGAACCGGGCCGTCATCAAATGGGCCGCCGAGCAAGACATCTACTTCACCCGGTCCCGGCCGTACAAGAAGAACGACCAGGCCACGATCGAGTCGAAGAACAACCACCTGGTCCGCCGGTACGCGTTCTACTACCGGTACGACACCGACGAGGAACGACACGCGTTGAACCGGCTCTGGAAGCTGGTCAACGACCGGCTCAACTACCTCACCCCGACGATCAAGCCGGTCGGCTGGGGCGAGAACAAGGCCGGTCGCCGCAAACGCCTTTACGACAAGCCGCAAACCCCGTTGAGTCGGCTGCTGGCCGCCGGCACGCTGTCGCCGGCGCAAGCCCACGAACTGACCGCCTACCGGGACGGGCTCAACCCGGCCGCGCTCGCCCGTGAGATCGCCGGCATTCAGGCCGTGCTGCTGGGCCTGGCCAAGAACAAGACCGAGCAGCTCTACCTCGCGACCGTCCCCAAGGCACTGCCCGACGTGCGCAAAGGCGTCCGGATCAGGGCCGGCTGA
- the nhaA gene encoding Na+/H+ antiporter NhaA, whose product MTETPRPGPAPRVVFRGPSPAARRFLATEAAGSVFLLIGTVLALAWANSPWAASYAGLWHLPVGVEIGPLAFQMSLQHWVNDAAMAVFFCVIGLEITREIAQGDLRDRRTVTVPTLGAVGGLLVPIGIYLLFNPSGEAAQGWGVVMSTDTAFVLGVLALFGPRCPDRIRVFLLTLAIADDIGAITLMAVFYSEDPSLPALGVSVLLVGALLGLRWIGVWRLYPYVLVGIALWFAVYQSGVHATLAGVAIGLIIPAMPPAQSVVDRSAAYNRALRESPTAERVQLAVLAAQATIPANDRLERALHPWTAYLIVPVFALANAGVALDADALGSALGSSVTWGVAVALVLGNTVGITGAAMLTLRLGWGVLPGGVRYSHLLAAAMLAGIGFTISLFIAELAFTDPAVMEQAKIGILAGSLVAAVLGSTTMRLLGNRFPMCSPGAGESTLALPPRPWRAPQPVLAPGR is encoded by the coding sequence ATGACCGAAACCCCCCGTCCGGGTCCGGCGCCCCGGGTCGTGTTCCGTGGCCCGTCCCCGGCCGCCCGTCGGTTCCTGGCCACCGAAGCGGCCGGGTCGGTGTTCCTGCTGATCGGCACCGTGCTCGCCCTGGCCTGGGCCAATTCGCCGTGGGCCGCCTCCTACGCCGGCCTGTGGCACCTGCCGGTCGGTGTCGAGATCGGCCCGCTGGCCTTCCAGATGAGCCTGCAGCATTGGGTCAACGACGCCGCGATGGCGGTGTTCTTCTGCGTGATCGGGCTGGAGATCACCCGGGAGATCGCGCAGGGCGACCTGCGGGATCGCCGGACGGTGACGGTACCGACCCTCGGGGCCGTCGGTGGGCTGCTCGTGCCCATCGGCATCTACCTGCTGTTCAACCCGTCGGGGGAGGCGGCGCAGGGCTGGGGTGTGGTGATGTCCACCGACACGGCGTTCGTGCTCGGGGTGCTGGCCCTGTTCGGGCCGCGCTGCCCGGACCGGATCCGGGTATTCCTGCTGACCTTGGCCATCGCCGACGACATCGGCGCGATCACCCTGATGGCGGTCTTCTATTCCGAGGACCCCTCGCTGCCGGCCCTGGGCGTGTCCGTGTTGCTGGTCGGCGCGCTGCTCGGGCTGCGCTGGATCGGCGTCTGGCGGTTGTACCCGTACGTGCTGGTCGGGATCGCGCTGTGGTTCGCCGTCTACCAGTCCGGAGTGCACGCGACGCTGGCCGGGGTGGCCATCGGGTTGATCATTCCGGCGATGCCGCCCGCGCAGTCGGTCGTCGACCGCAGCGCCGCCTACAACCGGGCTCTGCGGGAATCGCCCACGGCCGAACGGGTCCAGCTCGCAGTCCTCGCCGCCCAGGCGACGATCCCGGCCAACGACCGGCTGGAGCGGGCCCTGCACCCGTGGACGGCGTACCTGATCGTCCCGGTGTTCGCACTGGCCAACGCCGGGGTCGCGCTGGACGCCGACGCGCTCGGGTCGGCGTTGGGCTCGTCGGTGACCTGGGGAGTAGCGGTGGCCCTGGTCCTGGGCAACACCGTGGGCATCACCGGGGCCGCCATGCTCACGCTGCGGCTGGGATGGGGGGTGCTGCCGGGCGGGGTGCGCTACTCGCACCTGCTGGCCGCGGCCATGCTGGCCGGCATCGGCTTCACCATCTCGCTGTTCATCGCCGAGCTGGCCTTCACCGATCCCGCCGTGATGGAGCAGGCCAAGATCGGCATCCTGGCCGGGTCGCTGGTGGCTGCAGTGCTCGGCTCGACCACCATGCGGCTGCTGGGCAACCGGTTCCCGATGTGCTCGCCCGGAGCCGGGGAGTCCACCCTGGCGTTGCCGCCCCGGCCCTGGCGGGCCCCGCAACCGGTGCTGGCGCCGGGGCGTTGA
- a CDS encoding DsbA family protein, with translation MTDPVTEVPDEPAAPDGDVPREDGLVDHVRGALDAPVTVIEYGDFECPYCAAAKPVLEEVLAGSAGRVRLIFRNFPLYEVHPYALTAALAAEAAAAQGAFWPMHDMLFAHQTRLSDWDLAKYATKLGLDGSRVIGDPAQPYGDKVEADFALALAAGVQGTPTVFINGVLYEGRFDVTGLRRAVAQAGG, from the coding sequence ATGACGGATCCGGTGACCGAGGTGCCCGACGAACCGGCGGCGCCGGACGGCGACGTGCCCCGCGAGGACGGCCTGGTCGACCATGTGCGGGGCGCCCTGGACGCCCCGGTCACGGTCATCGAGTACGGCGACTTCGAATGCCCGTACTGCGCGGCGGCCAAGCCGGTGCTGGAGGAGGTGCTGGCGGGCTCGGCCGGCCGGGTGCGGTTGATCTTCCGGAACTTCCCGCTGTACGAGGTGCATCCGTACGCGTTGACGGCCGCACTGGCGGCCGAGGCGGCCGCCGCCCAGGGCGCCTTCTGGCCCATGCACGACATGCTGTTCGCGCATCAGACCCGGCTGTCGGACTGGGATCTGGCCAAATACGCGACCAAGCTGGGGCTGGACGGATCCCGGGTGATCGGCGACCCGGCCCAGCCCTACGGCGACAAGGTCGAGGCCGACTTCGCCCTCGCCCTGGCCGCCGGCGTGCAGGGCACCCCGACCGTGTTCATCAACGGCGTGCTGTACGAGGGTCGCTTCGATGTCACCGGCCTGCGCCGGGCGGTGGCTCAGGCCGGGGGCTGA
- a CDS encoding ABC transporter permease — protein MTTTRDRTEPMLGDAWTITRRQFWHWRAQPGGFTVGLLFPVLVTLMFGALFGGAIAGPGEDYYSFLMPGIFVMAMLFGLETTMTAVNTDASRGVTDRFRSLPIHPAAVVLGRCLADMIYTVLGLIVLMAAGLALGWRWSDGMTGALTAVALLLMLRFALLWVGIFVGLIAPGPETVVAVQILVWPISMLSNIFVDPATMPGWLGALASWNPLSATATATRELFGNPTWASASWVNEHALLLSVIWPVAITAVFAPLAVRAYRRLGG, from the coding sequence ATGACCACCACCCGGGACCGCACCGAGCCGATGCTCGGCGACGCCTGGACCATCACCCGCCGGCAGTTCTGGCACTGGCGGGCGCAGCCGGGTGGCTTCACCGTCGGGCTGCTGTTCCCGGTGCTGGTCACCCTGATGTTCGGCGCGCTGTTCGGTGGCGCGATCGCCGGGCCGGGCGAGGACTACTACTCGTTCCTGATGCCCGGCATCTTCGTCATGGCCATGCTGTTCGGGCTGGAGACGACGATGACGGCGGTCAACACCGACGCCAGCCGGGGTGTCACCGACCGCTTCCGGTCGCTGCCGATCCACCCCGCGGCGGTCGTGCTGGGCCGCTGCCTGGCCGACATGATCTACACGGTGCTGGGCCTGATCGTGCTGATGGCCGCCGGCCTGGCGCTGGGCTGGCGATGGTCGGACGGGATGACCGGGGCCCTGACCGCGGTCGCCCTGCTCCTGATGCTGCGGTTCGCGCTGCTGTGGGTGGGCATCTTCGTGGGCCTGATCGCGCCCGGACCGGAAACGGTGGTAGCCGTGCAGATCCTGGTCTGGCCGATCAGCATGCTGTCCAACATCTTCGTCGACCCGGCCACCATGCCGGGGTGGCTCGGCGCGCTCGCGTCCTGGAACCCGTTGTCGGCCACCGCCACCGCCACTCGCGAGCTGTTCGGCAACCCGACCTGGGCCTCGGCCAGCTGGGTCAACGAGCACGCCCTGCTGCTGTCGGTGATCTGGCCGGTGGCGATCACCGCGGTCTTCGCGCCGTTGGCGGTGCGGGCGTACCGGCGGCTGGGCGGCTGA